In the genome of Lysobacter sp. BMK333-48F3, the window CCAGTTGAGGTCGGGCAGGGCGTGCGCGATCAGGGCCGACAGGTTGGCGGCGTTGGCGACGCGGTCGCGTTCGCCGTCGAGCAGGCCGCGCGCCTGCGCGGCCAGCTGCTGGTATTGCTCGGCCTTGCTGCCGGTCAAAGAAGAGGCGGTAAACATCGCGGAAGTGTAACAGCGGCGTCTTGCGCGACTACCATGGGCCGATCCGGGAAGCAGGAACAAAAGCGCGAGATGAGTCACAACCAGCCTTCGGTCGCCGACGCCATCCGACCAACGGACGCAAAACGCGCCGACGCCGGCGATCCGGGCGCGCGCCCGGCCTGCCCGCCGGGCCTGTTCGTGACCGGCACCGACACCGGCATCGGCAAGTCGGTGGCCAGCGCGGCGCTGCTGCATGCCTTGCGCGCGCGCGGCCTGCGTGCGGTCGGCATGAAGCCGGTCGCCAGCGGCTGCGAGCCGGGGCCGGACGGCTGGCGCAACGAGGACGCGTTGCTGCTGCAGGCGGCGAGCCTGCCGCGGCCGCGCTACGAGGACGTCAATCCCTATGCCCTGCCGCAGCCGCTGGCGCCGGAGATCGCCGCCGCCGAGGCCGGCGTGCACATCGAATTGGACGCGATCCGCGCCGCGCATGCGCGCCTGGCCGCGCAGGCCGACTGCGTGGTGGTCGAAGGCGTCGGCGGCTGGGCGGCGCCGATCAGCGCCGCGCTGGACCAGCTCGACCTGGTGCGCGCGCTGGACCTGCCGGTGGTGCTGGTGGTCGGCCTGCGCCTGGGCGCGATCAGCCACGCCCGACTCAGCGCGCGCGCGCTGCAGGCCGACGGGGTGCGCGCGATCGGCTGGATCGCCAACGGCATCGACCCGGACATGGCCCGCGCCGACGAGAACTTCGAGATCCTGCGCGCGCGCCTGCCGATGCCGTGCTGGGGCCGGCTGCCGTATGCGCCGCAACCCGATCCGCAGGCGCTGGCGCAGCGGCTGATGCCGCTGTTCTGACGGCGCCGTTCGAAGCCGCGCTGCGGCCCGCCCCGCGGCTTGCGCCGGCGCCGCGCGGCGCAGACGACAAAAAACCCGGCAACCGAAGTTGCCGGGTTTTTTGTTTTCCGACTGGGCTTGCCGATGCCGGCCGTCGATCGCGCGCAGAGAGAGGGACGCGTAATCGGCGGCCGCAACCGGCCTGAGCGGAATTACTTGGCGGCCGGGGCGACGCTGGCCTTGGTCGCGGCCTTGGCGGCCTTCTCGACGTTGGCCTGGGTGGTCTTGGCGGCCGATTCGATCTGCGACTTGGCCAGCTCGGCGATGGCTTCGTTGGTCTTCAGCGTGCGGCCGAAGGTTTCCTGGCCGGTGCTGACGGCGCGCTCGACGTTCTCGCGTGCGATCTGCACGCCCTTCGGCCACAGGGTCTTGAAGGCGTCGAAATCGCGCGCTTCGGCGGCTTCGCCGAAGAAGGCGAAGGTCGCGTTGACGCGGTCTTCGATCGCGGCGATCTGCAGGCCGAACACCGCTTCGGCGTTGTCGAGGGCCAGACGGTTGACCTGAGCGGCCGTGTCCGCGAACTGGCGCGTGGCGGCGGCGAACTGTTCGTTGAACTGCTGGTACATGGCTTAGCTCCTGAGTGGTCCAGGCGGAGAACGACTGGATGGTGCGGTGCAGCATAGCCAGGGCTTTGTTGCGATGCAACATCGCACCGATGAGCGGTCTGAACCGGTTCAGAAAAGCTGCCTGTTCAGCCGGTTAGCGCCCAAGCAGCGGTTCAGGCAAAGCCTAGTTTCGGGCTGTGACGCTCAGGTTTCGCGCGTCTGACAGGCGCGCCGAGGCGCCGCCGCGCGGTGGGCGCCGGCGTTTTTGCGCGGGGGTGCGAGGCGGCCGGGAGACCCTCACCCCAACCCCTCTCCCGCAAGCGGGAGAGGGGCTTCGAGGGGGGGGGCGATCGGATTCGATCGGGCATTGCGACGATGGCGCCGCCGTTCCCTTCTCCCGCCTGCGGGAGAAGGTGCCCCGAAGGGGCGGATGAGGGCGCGTGGCCGCACCGGCGCGTGGCGATTGAGGATTCGCTCCCCGGCCCGAACGCATGGCGTTCGGGCGTTCGGTGGCGCGCGAGCCGGTGGCTCGCAAGCGCGCCCCCTCACCCCGCTTGCGGGAAAAGGTGCCCCGAAGGAGCGGATGAGGGGCCGAGCCGCCGCTCAACCGCGGTAGCGGCAACCGGCGGTGCAGGTCTCGTGGACGACGATTTCGCTCAGCAGCGGCAGCACCGGCTTGAGCTGCTCCCAGATCCACACCGCCAGGCGTTCGCTGGTGGGGTTTTCCAGGCCGGGGATGTCGTTGAGGTAGTGGTGGTCCAGGCGGTCGTAGATCGGCTGGAAGGCTTTCTTGACGTCGGCGTAGTCCATCACCCAGCCGCTGTGCTCGCCCAGTTCGCCGGTCAGGTGCACCTCGATGCGGAACGAATGGCCGTGCAGGCGCGCGCACTTGTGCCCTTCCGGCACGTTCGGCAGGCGGTGCGCGGCCTCGAGGGTGAAGACCTTGAAGATGTTCATGGCG includes:
- the bioD gene encoding dethiobiotin synthase; this encodes MSHNQPSVADAIRPTDAKRADAGDPGARPACPPGLFVTGTDTGIGKSVASAALLHALRARGLRAVGMKPVASGCEPGPDGWRNEDALLLQAASLPRPRYEDVNPYALPQPLAPEIAAAEAGVHIELDAIRAAHARLAAQADCVVVEGVGGWAAPISAALDQLDLVRALDLPVVLVVGLRLGAISHARLSARALQADGVRAIGWIANGIDPDMARADENFEILRARLPMPCWGRLPYAPQPDPQALAQRLMPLF
- a CDS encoding phasin family protein encodes the protein MYQQFNEQFAAATRQFADTAAQVNRLALDNAEAVFGLQIAAIEDRVNATFAFFGEAAEARDFDAFKTLWPKGVQIARENVERAVSTGQETFGRTLKTNEAIAELAKSQIESAAKTTQANVEKAAKAATKASVAPAAK
- the queD gene encoding 6-carboxytetrahydropterin synthase QueD, with protein sequence MNIFKVFTLEAAHRLPNVPEGHKCARLHGHSFRIEVHLTGELGEHSGWVMDYADVKKAFQPIYDRLDHHYLNDIPGLENPTSERLAVWIWEQLKPVLPLLSEIVVHETCTAGCRYRG